A region of the Burkholderia savannae genome:
GTTGCCGGCGGCGCTCGGCGCTGCCGGGTGCATTCAGTACGACGTGCCGATCCAGTCAGTTGCCGAAGTAGACCGAATGGCCAAACGAAGGCGAAGTCGGCGACATGCTCGCGCGGCTACCGGATTCCGATGCGCCGGCCGGCTGCACGCCATAGCCGCTCGTGTCGGCGTGCGTGAGCGTTTGCTGCGCGGGGCGCATGCGTTGCGAAGCAGCCTGGACATTCGCCGGATACTGGGTCTCGCCGGATTCGGGCTTGTAGCCGTTCTGCTCGAGCTGGACGAGCTCGGACTTCACTTGCTCGCGGGTCAGCGGCTGCTGCTGGTCGGCTTGCGCGAAAGAAGCGAGCGGCGCGACGAGCATCGACGCGGCAACGGCTGCATAGACGAACGATTTCATGATGGACCTCCGGAATGTTGTATTGGCGTCGCTCCAGGCACCGTTGTCC
Encoded here:
- a CDS encoding DUF4148 domain-containing protein, whose protein sequence is MKSFVYAAVAASMLVAPLASFAQADQQQPLTREQVKSELVQLEQNGYKPESGETQYPANVQAASQRMRPAQQTLTHADTSGYGVQPAGASESGSRASMSPTSPSFGHSVYFGN